CTTGGTTATTATAGCCATTTTAATTGCTTTAACTGCTTTTTTTGTAACTTCAGAATTTGCCATAGTAAAAATTAGAAGTTCGAGGATTGACCAGTTAATCGAGGAAGGAAGTTCGAAGGCTGTTTCTGCCAAAAAGGTAATTTCGAACTTGGATGAATATCTTTCTGCCTGTCAGTTAGGAATTACGATAACTGCCTTAGGTTTAGGTTGGATTGGGGAATCAACCATTGAACACTTGCTGAGTCCCCTTTTTCAGAAAATAAACATTCCTGAGAGTGCAACGCAAGTGTTATCTGTTGGAATTGCGTTTGCTGCCATTACATTTTTGCATGTAGTGGTCGGAGAACTCGCACCTAAAACATTAGCCATACAAAAGGCTGAATTAATTACCTTGATTGTGTCACGTCCGCTTATCCTTTTTTATAAAATCATGTACCCTTTTATTTGGGTATTAAATGGGTCAGCACGGGTTGTTTCCAGCATGTTTGGTCTGAAACCTGTCTCTGAGAACGAGATTGCCCATACAGAGGAAGAACTTCGGATTATCCTATCTGAAAGCTATAAAAGTGGTGAAATTAACCAATCCGAGTTTAAGTATGTAAATAAAATATTTGAGTTTGATAATCGAATTGCTAAAGAAATCATGGTTCCAAGAACAGAAATGGTTTCTTTATCTAAGGATGACTCATTAGAGACCTTCCTTCAGGTTCTCCGTGAAGAAAAATTCACCAGGTATCCTATTATTGATGGTGATAAAGATCATATTATTGGTCTCGTCAATATAAAAGAAGTAATGACAGATTTAATCGGAAATGAAAACCTATCATCTCAAACTTTAGAAAACTATACACGCCCAATTATTAGAGTTATAGAAACCATTCCTATCCATGACTTGCTTGTCAAAATGCAAAAAGATCGTGTTCATATGGCCATTTTAATGGATGAATATGGCGGTACTTCAGGTCTTGTAACAGTTGAGGATATTCTTGAAGAAATCGTTGGCGAAATCCGCGACGAGTTTGATATGGATGAAATTCCAGAGATTCGTAAAATAAAAGAAAATCATTATATTATTGACTCTAAGGTATTAGTATCTGAGGTTAATGATTTGTTAGGTATAGAAATTAATGATGAAGATGTAGATACAATTGGCGGCTGGATTCTAACCGAGAATTATGAAGCAAAAGAAGGAGACACCATAATTCATGATGGTTTTATCTTTAAAATACTAGATATGGAGGAACACCATATCAAATATATTGAAGTAACCAAAAGCGCCAATGAGGACGAAACTGTTGTTCAGAACATGGCACTACCTAACTCTCAAGTATTATCTTAATTAATGTAAAGACCGAAATAATCGGTCTTTTTTTATTATACCTTGGACATATAACCAAGCAATTTACCTTCCCTTACATATAGTAATGGTAAGAAGGAGGGATGAAAAATGAACCATGTATCTGTTTTATTTTTAGCTTGTATTCTGGCTGGATTTGCCCTAATTAAAGTGGCTACAACAGCAGCATTTTTATCAAGCCTGTCATCATTCATTGTTATTGTTGGTGCACTAGTAGTTTTAGTTTTTGCTCTTGCAATCATTTACCAAGGTCTTAAATCGCTAACTAAATTGTAAACGCTTCAAAAATACAATAAAAAAAGATCAGATGGCAGGATATCTGATCTTTTTCTTCTTTTTTATATGGCTGCGTTAAACTTGCCTGTTGATTTCCTCTCCAGGCACTTCGCTTTCCGTGGGTGTTTCGGGGAGCCTTCTCGGAGAAACGCGCCTGTGGGGTCTCCCCTGAACCATACTACCACAGGAGTCTTCGTGCCTTTCGCTCCAATCAACAGGGTGTAATATCAACACAATACTTTAACCCAGCCTTTCATATAAAATTATCTATCTTTTAGAATAATTAAGTCCTCTTCCGCTCTGGCTATTTTAACTAAATGCGAATCAAGCCTGCGGTTAATATGTTGAATTTCTTTACTCTGTATTTCTTCAATACGTTGCAGTGAATCTTTAATATCTGAAAGGTCAATTTGATTGACCTCTACCCTATGTTCAATGCTATCCATCTTTTCTAGTCTAGAAAGTCTTTTTTCAATATTATCTAAGGTTGAATTAAATGTATATATTAAACTTTTGATATCCATGATACTTTCAGTTAATTTCTCAAGTTCCTTCTCCATCTTCAAAACTCCTTTTCTTTTTAATTTTCTTTTCTTTTATTTTAACACCCTTTCCATTATCAACATGTTACAAAAACGGTAACAAATGAAGAGAGGAATCACATGTGAACAATTTGAATCAAAAGAGTGAACATTTTATTAAATACATATTCAGTTACTCAGTTATCGTGAATTTTATCACATGCAAAATTCAAGAAAAGTTATACTCTTTCAATATAGGAGAAAGGCAATAATAGCCCTGTTCTCCAAGTTAAGAGTGAAATCAACTAGGAAAAGGTTGGTGTTAGTTATGTTCATTTCAATCGATGAAAAAGCTACTTCATGGTTTAGCAAGGAATTCGACTTTAATAAACCATTCAGCATTCGGATGTTTCCTCAATATGCTGGATTTGGTGAGAAGAATAAAGGCTATAGTCTTGCTTTTGCTGCTGAGAAACCGGCAAACGCAGGTTATGTACAAGAACTAAATGGGATTACCTTTTTTGTTGAGGGGAACGATGTTTGGTTTTTTGAAGATACAAAAACCTTTCTATCAGTTGATGATGGAATGAATGAAATTCACATTACATTCACTGAAGAAAATAAAGCCGCTATTAATTGATTATAAAAAAGGTATCCACATTAAAAAAGTGGATACCTTTTCCTTGTATTATATTTTAGTTAACTTGTTTGTCTAAGCTTGGTGCCATTAATTTTGCACCTTCAAATACCGTTTTCAGCTTCTCTTCCCCTTGTGCAAACGTTGCATCTGCTGCATCTAAGGATGGTGCATCCTTTTTCAGTTCATCTGCTTTTGCTTGGTAAGATGCCGCATAATCCTTAACAGCTGCCTCAAGATCAGCTTTTTGATCCTTCAATGTCTCTGGGATTTGAACACTAGTTAAATCAGCCGCAACAGCCGCTGCCGCTTCACTTGCTTTTGCTTTCTCCTCAGGAGTTGGTGCATCCTCAGGCTTAGCGTCAGGTGCCGCTGCCTTTGCTGCTTTAGCCACATAGGCATTTAAATCTCCATCTTTAGCATTAATTCTCTTTCCAAGATCCATATAGAATTTAACTAATTCTTTTTTCACATCTACTTTAGGTGCTTCTGTTTCTTTAGTTACTTCTTTCTTTTCAGTAGTTTTTGTTTCATCAGAGCTTGAACAAGCAGCAAGCCCGATCGCCATTGTTACTGCTGATACTAGTAATAAAAACTTTTTCTTCATGTGTTATTCCCCCAACTTCTTTTTTTCTATTGTTGATTCTACAACAATTTATCAGACGAAGAAAGATTTAAAAGGTTACAAAAAAAATTTGTTTTTTTTAAAATTAAGGCTTTGTTAAAGAACAGTGTTGATTTATACATCCTGTTGATTGGAGCGGAAGGCACGAAGACTCCTCGAAAATGCTATCGCATTTCCTTCGTGCGTGGGAGAATTCAAGATGCAGTTCAATGTCCTGTGGGAGTATGGTTCAAGGGAGACCCGCAGACGCTTGCGTCGAGGAGGCTCGCCGAAACACCCACGAACCGCTCGTGCCTGGAGCGGATATCAACAGGCACGTTTAACAGAGCCTAAATTAATGATATTTTAATCTTTTAATGCAGGTTTTTCTTTTCAGAAAATTAGCAATTAATTGTTAACTTTCTTACTATAATATCTATAATTGTATATAATAAACTTGACATTATAAATCATTGTATTTCAGGGACGAGGCTAATTTATAATGAGGAGGTTTCTGAATGCGACAGAAATATCTATCCAAAATCATGATTTTTATTATTGCTCTTTCAATTGCAGGTTATGTCGGTTATCGGTTAGGGGATTTATTAGACTTTCGTTATAATGTTGCCCCTGTGTTTACTATTCTTGGCACAAGTTTCGGACTAGGTATCGGAGGATTTACTGTTTATTCATTGGTTCGTAGATATTTTCAGCCACACTTACCTAAAAGTGTGGTACCAAAAAAGACCGAAGAAAAGAAACAAACCTATCCTGTCATTGAGGTTAGTATTGATGAGGTTCGTAAAGCAGTGAGGTCATTTTCGAATCATTTACCTAAGGGTGTTTACCGCACCATTCTTGTACAAGAGGATAACAGTATTGACTTTACCCAACTGACTTCCATCCTAGGGGGCATTCCATCAAAGAAGTTTTATATGTCAAAGGAGACATATGATTTATTCGAAGAAAACGAAAAGCATATTCCAATTGAAATGGATATCGTCCAAAAAGCCGTGGACCAATATGTAAAGGACCATAAAGAATATCCTATGCTGCCTTTTGATCCTCATCACAGAGTAAATTATTATCAGTTATTACAAGATCACTATATAAAGAAAGCCCCTGAGACTCAATTTTATATCACAGATCTTGATGGATTAATCACAAATAAACAGCCACAAAAAAAGAACTCCTCTCATTCATGAGAGGAGTTCTTCTGTTGGAATGGTCTTGTAATTATTGAATCCAAGCTCCATCTTTTCCAACTTTGTACTTTCCAATTGTTGTATTGGAAGCCATATGTCCATCACTGTACAGGTAGTACCACTTGTTATTTACAAGGACCCATCCAGTTTGCATTTCACCTTTACCATTCATGTAATACCATTTGCTGTTTGAAAGAACCCATGCATTTGATTTCATTACACCATTGGCATCGACAAAATACCACTTACCGCTAGTTAGTACCCATGCATTGGTTAACATTGCTCCATTGCCACCAACATAGTACCACTTACCGTTAGTTAATACCCATGCGTTGGTTAACATTTCACCATTTGCTCCCACGTAGTACCACTTACCGCTAGTTAGTACCCATGCATTGGTTAACATTACTCCATCTTTTCCAACATAGTACCATTTTCCAGATGTTTGAACCCAAGTATTCTTTGTAATAGCACCTTTGTCATTGTAGAAATACCAGTGACCATTTTCAAATACCCATCCAGTCTTTACTTCAGGTTTTTCAACTGTTTTGCTAACTGTTACTTCTGTTGCTGCACTTACGTTGCCTGCAGCATCTTCTGCTGTTACAGAAATCTTCGTTCCTGCTACTTGCTTTTCAATTGTGATTGTAAATTTGCCTTCTGCATCAGCTGTTGCTGTACCGATTTCTTGGCCATTTACTTTTGCTACTACTTTTGCTCCTGCTTCAGTTGTACCCTTAACTTCTACATCTTGATCTGTTACTCCATTTACCACTGGAGCTTCTGGGGCTGTTGTATCAGGTACTACTGTTGCTGTTACTGTTACTTCTGTTGCTGCACTTACGTTGCCTGCAGCATCTTCTGCTGTAACAGAAATCTTTGTTCCTGCTAATTGTTTTGCAATAGCAATTGTAAATTTGCCCTCTGCATCAGCTGTTGCTGTACCGATTTCTTGGCCATTTACTTTTGCTACAACTGTTGCTCCTGCTTCAGTTGTACCCTTAACTTCTACATCTTGATCTGTTACTCCATTTACCACTGGAGCTTCTGGGGCTGTTGTATCAGGTACTACTGTTGCTGTTACTGTTACTTCTGTTGCTGTACTTACGTTTCCTGCAGCATCTGTCGCTGTAACAGAAATCTTTGTTCCTGCTAATTGTTTTGCAATAGCAATTGTAAATTTGCCCTCTGCATCAGCTGTTGCTGTACCGATTTCTTGGCCATTTACTTTTGCTACAACTGTTGCTCCTGCTTCAGTTGTACCCTTAACTTCTACATCTTTATCTGTTACTCCATTTACTACTGGAGCTTCTGGGGCTGTTGTATCAGGTACTACTGTTGCTGTTACTGTTACTTCTGTTGCTGCACTTACGTTGCCTGCAGCATCTTCTGCTGTTACAGAAATCTTCGTTCCTGCTGCTTGCTTTTCAATTGTGATTGTAAATTTGCCTTCTGCATCAGCTGTTGCTGTTCCGATTTCTTGGCCACTTACTTTTGCTACTACTTTTGCTCCTGCTTCAGTTGTACCCTTAACTTCTACATCTTTATCTGTTACTCCATTTACTACTGGAGCTTCTGGGGCTGTTGTATCAGGAGCCCTCGTTCCTACTAGCTCTCTTGTATCTCTTACACGGATACGAGTACCCTGTGCAAATGCACCAGATAATCCTACCGCTTCTAAAGTGTCACCTTTTTCAAGAGCTGGTACTGGGACATTCGATTGATTCACAATGTAACCATCTGTAAATACTAGTACATCACCAGAACCGTCGTTGATCACGTAAGAGTTCTCGTCAAACTTAGAAACCACGGTACCTTTCACCTTTACTAGGAAACCTTGGTTAGCAGCTGAAGTCGCTTCACCTGTAGGGACTAGTTTTGGTTGTAACGGAACACCTGTGCCAGTTTTAATGACATCTTTTTCAAAACTTGTAAACTCTAACTCAATGTTGTTATCAAACTTCTTAATATGGCCATATACACGGACTTTATCGCCTGGTTTTAGTGCACCATCTGGAATTTCTAGATATGCCATGATACCGCCTGTTTCATCTTGGAGGTTGAATGCGTCGAAGAATACGCCGGATCCAGTTGTAACTGTTCCTTCCACTACTACATCCGTGTCTTCTGCTAATTTGCGAGCATCAGCGATCTTCGTCACTTTGGTTTCACGGTTCGCTAACCAGTTGATGGAGTTTAGCGCTAATTCATCATTGCCTTTTGGCGCAAATGCTTCATCCATTTGTTTGTCATTAAAGAAGTTCATACCCGTAACGATGATACGTCCCTTATCGCCGATTTCTTCTGAGGCAATTAATGGAATGGCTGAACCGCCTGTTTCATCAGATACAGCGTCATATGTGTATCCACCCTTGATATTACCCTGATAGGTGGTTTCGTTACCTTTTCCTAGAATGACTAATTTATCATTTGGTACTAATGGTTGATTATTAGGACCCGATAAGCTAGCACCGCTGAAATATTCTACAATGGAAGCTCTATCTGTAACATAGTTAGAGACTAAACCTAGATGAACCCGTACCGCCCAAGGGCTTACTGCTGGATCGGACCAGAAGTTTCCTGCTTTACTATCATCAAAGACACCATCGTTGTTCATACGAATGCCAGAGCCTAAATCTGAAAGTAGGGCGTTATTGA
The window above is part of the Bacillus sp. SORGH_AS_0510 genome. Proteins encoded here:
- a CDS encoding hemolysin family protein is translated as MDIFNLVIIAILIALTAFFVTSEFAIVKIRSSRIDQLIEEGSSKAVSAKKVISNLDEYLSACQLGITITALGLGWIGESTIEHLLSPLFQKINIPESATQVLSVGIAFAAITFLHVVVGELAPKTLAIQKAELITLIVSRPLILFYKIMYPFIWVLNGSARVVSSMFGLKPVSENEIAHTEEELRIILSESYKSGEINQSEFKYVNKIFEFDNRIAKEIMVPRTEMVSLSKDDSLETFLQVLREEKFTRYPIIDGDKDHIIGLVNIKEVMTDLIGNENLSSQTLENYTRPIIRVIETIPIHDLLVKMQKDRVHMAILMDEYGGTSGLVTVEDILEEIVGEIRDEFDMDEIPEIRKIKENHYIIDSKVLVSEVNDLLGIEINDEDVDTIGGWILTENYEAKEGDTIIHDGFIFKILDMEEHHIKYIEVTKSANEDETVVQNMALPNSQVLS
- a CDS encoding HesB/YadR/YfhF family protein produces the protein MFISIDEKATSWFSKEFDFNKPFSIRMFPQYAGFGEKNKGYSLAFAAEKPANAGYVQELNGITFFVEGNDVWFFEDTKTFLSVDDGMNEIHITFTEENKAAIN
- a CDS encoding DUF3939 domain-containing protein; amino-acid sequence: MRQKYLSKIMIFIIALSIAGYVGYRLGDLLDFRYNVAPVFTILGTSFGLGIGGFTVYSLVRRYFQPHLPKSVVPKKTEEKKQTYPVIEVSIDEVRKAVRSFSNHLPKGVYRTILVQEDNSIDFTQLTSILGGIPSKKFYMSKETYDLFEENEKHIPIEMDIVQKAVDQYVKDHKEYPMLPFDPHHRVNYYQLLQDHYIKKAPETQFYITDLDGLITNKQPQKKNSSHS